The Gallus gallus isolate bGalGal1 chromosome 31, bGalGal1.mat.broiler.GRCg7b, whole genome shotgun sequence DNA segment cacggcatgtgcgggacaagcgggggatcaggcctagccagcatgggtttcacgaagggcaggtcctgcttgaccaacctgatctccttctatgatctagtgacccgtctggtggatgagggaaaggctgttgatgtagtccacctagatttcagcaaagcctttgacactgtctcccacagtattctcctcgcaagtccgtggcttggacagatacactcgtggctgggtaaggaagtggctggagggccgggccccagagagtggtggtggatggagttaaatccagctggcgaccggtcacgagtggtgttccccagaggtcggtgctggggcctgtcctgttttatatcttcattgatgacctggatgagggcattgagtgcaccctcagtaagtttgcagatgacaccaagctggctggaagcgttgatctgcctgagggtagcgaagCCCTacggagggatctggataggttggatagctgggctgaagccaatgggatgggattcaacaagaccaaatgccgggtcctgcactttggccgcaataaccccaggcaacgctacaggcttggggcagagtggttggaagactgtgtagaggaaatggacctgggggtgttgattgacgctagactgaacatgagccagcagtgggcccaggtggccaagaaggccactggcatcctggcttggatcagaaatagtgtggccagcaggaacagggaagtaattatccccctgtcctcagcactggtgaggctgcaccttgagtacggtgtccagttttgggcccctcactgtaagaaagacatggaggccctggagcgtgtccagaggagggcaacaaagctggtgaggggtctggagcacaggccttacgaggagcggctgaaggagctggggttgttcagtctagagaagaggaggcccaggggagaccttacttgctctctataactaccagaagggaggttgtagtgagctgggggtcagcctcttctctcgggtgactagtgataggactggagggaatggcttcaagctgcgccagggaaggttcaggctggacgttaggaaatactacttgtctgaaagggtggtcaggcactggaacgggctgcccagagaggtggtggagtcaccgagcctggtggtgttcaaagagtgtttggatgttgtgttgagggacactggtttagcgagaaccattggtgaagggcgaatggttggactggatgatcctgtgggtctttttccaaccttagcgattcttctatgattctatgattctttctttaCTATTGCTAACctccccatcttccccacatccctTAGTAGCTTGGAACCTCTAGTGTTGATTATGCTCTGAGTCAAGACTTACTACTTGTTCATACTGGGATGAAGCGTGCAAGGGTGAAGAAATTGTTATTCTTAATAATCAACATATCTATCAGAGTACGCAGAACAGCAAGATGATCagttttgataaattattattatccaTCATCGAAGTAATTAGTATTATCCATCAAAACTCCCTTACTATGCATAGTAAGGTAGTTTTCTTACATTAGAAGTGCTTCATAGTCTggagcaaaaacacaaaagggtaaaaagaaagaggggaaactGTGGGAGGCagactgtgtttttgcagtgcaagtttccagtatttctgtatgtagcacAGGATAAGCTGCCTTTcgcaaagaaagctgctgaacagagtaaagttgagactggggcgcTCCGACCTAGGTAAAACTGGCACAGGCACTAGGTAAGGTAGTTCTATAAGGCAGGGGAGAGTTCGGTACAGGACAGGAGCTAGTGTGCAGATTGTTGAAAATACTGTCCTGCTATCGTCATAAAAAGATCCACAAAACACCCAAAGGcaatgggttggtaacagacgTTGTACGGAAGTGTaacacagctatggaagtgcaacaacagctatggaagtgtaatggagctgtggaagtgtaatggagctccGCAAGTGCAACCatagctgtggaagtgtaatggagctgtggaagtgtaaccatagctatggaagtgtaacaacagctatggaagtgtaacggAGCTGTAGAAGTGTAACGGAGCTGTAGAAGTGCAACCACAGCTATGGCAGTGGaacagagctgtggaagtgtaaccacagctatggaagtttaaccatagctatggaagtgtaaccacagctatggaagtgtaatggagctatGGAAGTGTCaccatagctatggaagtgtaatggagctgtggaagtgcaACCATCGCTATGGAAGTGCAACGGAGCAACAGCGTCGGAAGACTGCGAGCCTGAGACGCTCAagcaatgagtgccaggagaggctttagcGGCGTCGGAGCCAGGGGGTGGAAGgggatggatttcactgacCAGCTgcgcaatttctcccttgtcagtagggggcGTGCGCCCATTATTGCAATACGAAGCAAGTAGAAATTGTTGGTCTTGAGCGTTTCTCAGAGAAAGCAGCCACGTGCAGCCGACTGCACGGCCTGCTGTGTTAATGCTGggatgcacagggctgcagcgcTGGCGTTCTGCTggatctgctcttccttcccacagtgACAGCGGAACGCGGCAGAAAGCGCAGCGAGgcggcagagcagcaaggagctgacGTACAGAGCGCGGGTCTGCTTCGTGCCATGGCAGTGGGCGCAGAAAGAAATGCCGGGAGGGGTCTCTGACCGCCCGGCggaggggtgtgggggaggggagagctcaCGTGGCAGAGCCCGCACCCGCGGCCGGCAGCGAGGGCGAAATCCGAGCCCGAGCCGGCTGCCAACGCCGCTCGCTCAGGCAATCGGAGCCGGCGGCGCTGGCGCTGAGCAAGgagaggccgggccgggccgggccgttgCGCGGCCGTTGCCGTGAGGCGCGCGGGCCGGAGCGGCGCGGGGGCTGCGGCCGTGCGGAGCCCCGTgtgcgggggggcgggggaggtgTGGGCGCGAGGGGGCCCCGGGCCGATGGCAGCCggcacagccccacggctgAAGCGGCTGCTTACAAAGGCAGGGCGGCCGTGTGCGCTGCGGGAGCCCGAAATGGACTGTGAGGGGCCCAACCGGGCCAGCCCGGGCCGGCAGGCTGCAGCGCGGCCGGGTGAGGCTCAGAGCTGGCAGGCCTCTGCCCCCTCCGCTGAGGGTTCGTGCGGCGGAGCTTCTGCCCGGAGGGGCCACATCCGGCACGGCAGGATTCGGCTGGTTAGTGTGCGAGGCCGGGAAAGCTCGCAGGCTGGGGCTCCGGGGCAGGCGGAGGATGTCACAGCGCGGCTGACATCACCgggctgctggaagctgggTGCTGTCACAGTGCGTTTCCGTGACGACGACGGGCCCTCCCCAAGGAGCCGAggggagctttgctgctctgtttgttacCCGGCGCAGCCTGTCGCGGGGGGGCTGGGCAGACAGTCTTGCCAAAGAGGCCTGTGGTCCAGCACAACTGAGAGCAcaatccttttgtttctcctcgaaccctggccaggctgtggggagaaaagcaagaggagaaagagggcACCGGGTGTTGGTGTTCCCCCGGACTGCCACGTGGATCGGTTCATTCAGTGGCATCAAGGCTGGACCTGCTTGCAGCGGCTTTGGACACCTCGCCCACGGGATGGATGCATTGCTGTACAACTCCCCAGTGGCCGGGAGAGCTTCTCCAGATGCTCATTGCCAACGGGGCTCCCCCGTGAGTGCGGATCTGGGTGATGGTGAGGTGTGCGGGCGCTTGGTGATGTGTCTTTCTGAATCACGGAGCTCGTGTAGCAACGATTAGGCCCGCTGCCTTGcttatttccttcactgttaagcttctcttttggctttagacactgctttattttttggtagCATTTTGTACTAGGCAGTAAAATAAGCCTATCCCTTACGTTGGTGTCTTTGCCCTTCCCGCTGACGCCGTTGATTGGCACCACGACATTAGCACACGATGGGCACGTAACTTGGACGTGGGGGACGTGACTTGAAAGGCCAGCATCAGGAAGGTCTCCTTTGGAGAGAGACGTAGAGATTTGGGCTTGTTGAGCgcggagaacagaaggctctggggaggccgCGTGGCTGCCTTTCGGAACGCGgggcctcaaagatcacctagttccaaccgcCTGCAGCGGCCAACAGCGAGCTCAGGCTCTAGGTCAGGTTGCTGAGGGTGCCACCCAGGCTGAACTGGAACTGGGGCGTGCACAGcgtctgtgggcagcctgtgccagtacctcagCACCTTCTAAGTGAAAAGTTCCCCTTGACGTGTTGATTTttctgatgtgtgtgtgtgaggctTTGCACTGGAGTGCCTACAGGTCGCACTGGGAACTGTGCAGCCCTGCTCGAATGGCAGCAGAGCATTTCCAGAGGCACGGTGTGCCACGTATGCCTGAGGTCGACAGGATCCTTCTGCAGCGTCCCTTCCCAGTGTCTGTTGCATCCCCGTGCCTCCACGGTGCTGCTGGCATCTCGTCTGCCTGCAGAGACCGCTATGACATGTTTATGCGGGAGAGCCAGCACTGACCAACGTGTGGGCTCCAGCAGAAAGAGGGCAGGGTGATGCATGGCGGGCACGGTGCGAGGCTGACTGCCTCTTGCGGCCACGCAGACTCTGTTGAGCTGAATTCCGCGTGTGTGCACATGCAAGTTCTTGTGCCACTTGCCGAGTAAACCACGGTGATTGTCGATCACAATATTTCCACCTCGCGAGGCTTGCGTGTGCCTGTGAACACAGGTGTTGGTTTATGAAGCAGACGTGAAACTGTTCTTACTAAATCACTGAAGTTAGGCTTGCGCTCTTTCCTGAAATATCCAGTAAGTTAATTGGTTCGCTATGGAAGAACTCTCCAGAATACCTGGCAGCCCAGTGCCCGCTGCACACCGATGTTGGGTTGCTGTGAGCAATGGGTGCccgcccggggccgggccgctcgGCGGGGCAGGGGGCGGCAGCGGGgcaggctgggccaggctgcgGGTTGGACGCGCGTGGAAGAGGAGATCCCCTCTCCCTGCCGGTGA contains these protein-coding regions:
- the LOC121107848 gene encoding uncharacterized protein LOC121107848 isoform X1, coding for MAAGTAPRLKRLLTKAGRPCALREPEMDCEGPNRASPGRQAAARPGEAQSWQASAPSAEGSCGGASARRGHIRHGRIRLVSVRGRESSQAGAPGQAEDVTARLTSPGCWKLGAVTVRFRDDDGPSPRSRGELCCSVCYPAQPVAGGLGRQSCQRGLWSSTTESTILLFLLEPWPGCGEKSKRRKRAPGVGVPPDCHVDRFIQWHQGWTCLQRLWTPRPRDGCIAVQLPSGRESFSRCSLPTGLPQIVAIWDAVSDYILEQMKLDKGVLVPGLGLFAAVREQFHSKEVAVSVRRPVFQLDIGVLWLQDLQSPTDIIPDDVKIERLNYRQLSRATGISLHVVQRCVRETVLLYCHLLRNKAHVSFAFKNIGVMTYEDDFLCMRFLSSCITTLESNASLTALLHTVSLRRF